In a genomic window of Urocitellus parryii isolate mUroPar1 chromosome 2, mUroPar1.hap1, whole genome shotgun sequence:
- the Cct8 gene encoding T-complex protein 1 subunit theta isoform X2, with product MALHVPKAPGFAQMLKEGAKHFSGLEEAVYRNIQACKELAQTTRTAYGPNGMNKMVINHMEKLFVTNDAATILRELEVQHPAAKMIVMASHMQEQEVGDGTNFVLVFAGALLELAEELLRIGLSVSEVIEGYEIACRKAHEILPELVCCSAKNLRDVDEVSSLLRTSIMSKQYGNEAFLAKLIAQACVSIFPDSGHFNVDNIRVCKILGSGIYSSSVLHGMVFKKETEGDVTSVKDAKIAVYSCPFDGMITETKGTVLIKTAEELMNFSKGEENLMDAQVKAIADTGANVIVTGGKVADMALHYANKYNIMLVRLNSKWDLRRLCKTVGATALPRLTPPVLEEMGHCDNVYLSEVGDTQVVVFKHEKEDGAISTIVLRGSTDNLMDDIERAVDDGVNTFKVLTRDKRLVPGGGATEIELAKQITSYGETCPGLEQYAIKKFAEAFEAIPRALAENSGVKANEVISKLYAVHQEGNKNVGLDIEAEVPAVKDMLEAGILDTYLGKYWAIKLATNAAVTVLRVDQIIMAKPAGGPKPPSGKKDWDDDQND from the exons ATGGCGCTCCACGTCCCCAAGGCCCCGGGCTTTGCCCAGATGCTCAAGGAGGGAGCGAAA caTTTTTCAGGATTAGAAGAGGCTGTGTATAGAAACATACAAGCTTGCAAGGAACTTGCGCAAACTACACGTACAGCATATGGACCAAATG gaatgaacAAAATGGTCATCAACCACATGGAGAAGTTGTTTGTGACAAATGATGCAGCCACTATTTTAAGAGAGTTAGAA GTACAGCATCCTGCTGCAAAAATGATTGTAATGGCTTCCCATATGCAAGAGCAAGAGGTTGGAGATGGCACAAACTTTGTTCTGGTATTTGCTGGAGCTCTTCTGGAATTAGCTGAAGAACTTCTAAGGATTGGCCTGTCAGTTTCAGAG GTCATAGAAGGTTATGAAATAGCCTGCAGAAAAGCCCATGAGATTCTTCCTGAATTGGTATGTTGTTCTGCAAAAAACCTTAGAGATGTTGATGAAGTGTCATCTCTACTTCGTACCTCCATAATGAGTAAACAGTATGGAAATGAAGCATTTCTAGCCAAGCTTATTGCTCAGGCATGTG TGTCCATTTTTCCTGATTCTGGCCATTTCAATGTTGATAACATCAGGGTTTGTAAAATTCTG GGCTCTGGTATCTATTCTTCTTCAGTATTGCATGGTATGGTTTTTAAGAAGGAAACTGAAGGTGATGTAACATCTGTAAAAGATGCAAAAATAGCAGTATACTCTTGCCCTTTTGATGGCATGATAACAGAAACTAAG GGAACAGTATTGATAAAGACTGCTGAAGAATTGATGAATTTTAGTAAGGGAGAAGAAAATCTCATGGATGCACAAGTCAAGGCTATTGCTGATACTGGTGCCAATGTCATAGTAACAGGTGGCAAAGTGGCAGACATGGCTCTTCATTATGCAAACAAATACAATATCATGTTGGTGAG gctgaactCAAAATGGGATCTCAGAAGACTGTGTAAAACAGTTGGTGCTACAGCTCTTCCTAGATTG ACTCCTCCTGTCCTTGAAGAAATGGGACATTGTGACAATGTTTACCTCTCAGAAGTTGGAGACACACAGGTGGTTGTTTTTAAGCATG aaaaagaagatggtgCCATTTCTACCATAGTACTTCGAGGTTCTACAGACAATCTGATGGATGATATAGAAAGGGCAGTAGATGATGGTGTCAATACTTTCAAAGTTCTCACAAGG GATAAACGTCTGGTACCTGGAGGTGGAGCAACAGAAATTGAATTAGCCAAACAAATCACATCCTATGGAGAG aCATGTCCTGGACTTGAGCAGTATGCTATTAAGAAGTTCGCCGAGGCATTTGAAGCTATTCCCCGGGCATTGGCAGAGAACTCTGGAGTTAAGGCCAATGAAGTTATCTCTAAACTTTATGCAGTTCaccaagaaggaaataaaaatgttggaCTAGACATTGAG GCTGAAGTTCCTGCTGTAAAGGACATGTTGGAAGCTGGTATTCTAGATACATATCTGGGAAAATATTGGGCTATAAAATTGGCTACTAATGCTGCGGTTACTGTACTTAGAGTGGATCAG ATCATCATGGCAAAACCAGCTGGTGGGCCCAAGCCTCCAAGTGGAAAGAAAGACTGGGATGATGACCAAAATGACTGA
- the Cct8 gene encoding T-complex protein 1 subunit theta isoform X1, whose product MALHVPKAPGFAQMLKEGAKHFSGLEEAVYRNIQACKELAQTTRTAYGPNGMNKMVINHMEKLFVTNDAATILRELEVQHPAAKMIVMASHMQEQEVGDGTNFVLVFAGALLELAEELLRIGLSVSEVIEGYEIACRKAHEILPELVCCSAKNLRDVDEVSSLLRTSIMSKQYGNEAFLAKLIAQACVSIFPDSGHFNVDNIRVCKILGSGIYSSSVLHGMVFKKETEGDVTSVKDAKIAVYSCPFDGMITETKGTVLIKTAEELMNFSKGEENLMDAQVKAIADTGANVIVTGGKVADMALHYANKYNIMLVRLNSKWDLRRLCKTVGATALPRLTPPVLEEMGHCDNVYLSEVGDTQVVVFKHEKEDGAISTIVLRGSTDNLMDDIERAVDDGVNTFKVLTRDKRLVPGGGATEIELAKQITSYGETCPGLEQYAIKKFAEAFEAIPRALAENSGVKANEVISKLYAVHQEGNKNVGLDIEAEVPAVKDMLEAGILDTYLGKYWAIKLATNAAVTVLRVDQIIMAKLAGGPKAPKPQGNWDKDGWQDEPHI is encoded by the exons ATGGCGCTCCACGTCCCCAAGGCCCCGGGCTTTGCCCAGATGCTCAAGGAGGGAGCGAAA caTTTTTCAGGATTAGAAGAGGCTGTGTATAGAAACATACAAGCTTGCAAGGAACTTGCGCAAACTACACGTACAGCATATGGACCAAATG gaatgaacAAAATGGTCATCAACCACATGGAGAAGTTGTTTGTGACAAATGATGCAGCCACTATTTTAAGAGAGTTAGAA GTACAGCATCCTGCTGCAAAAATGATTGTAATGGCTTCCCATATGCAAGAGCAAGAGGTTGGAGATGGCACAAACTTTGTTCTGGTATTTGCTGGAGCTCTTCTGGAATTAGCTGAAGAACTTCTAAGGATTGGCCTGTCAGTTTCAGAG GTCATAGAAGGTTATGAAATAGCCTGCAGAAAAGCCCATGAGATTCTTCCTGAATTGGTATGTTGTTCTGCAAAAAACCTTAGAGATGTTGATGAAGTGTCATCTCTACTTCGTACCTCCATAATGAGTAAACAGTATGGAAATGAAGCATTTCTAGCCAAGCTTATTGCTCAGGCATGTG TGTCCATTTTTCCTGATTCTGGCCATTTCAATGTTGATAACATCAGGGTTTGTAAAATTCTG GGCTCTGGTATCTATTCTTCTTCAGTATTGCATGGTATGGTTTTTAAGAAGGAAACTGAAGGTGATGTAACATCTGTAAAAGATGCAAAAATAGCAGTATACTCTTGCCCTTTTGATGGCATGATAACAGAAACTAAG GGAACAGTATTGATAAAGACTGCTGAAGAATTGATGAATTTTAGTAAGGGAGAAGAAAATCTCATGGATGCACAAGTCAAGGCTATTGCTGATACTGGTGCCAATGTCATAGTAACAGGTGGCAAAGTGGCAGACATGGCTCTTCATTATGCAAACAAATACAATATCATGTTGGTGAG gctgaactCAAAATGGGATCTCAGAAGACTGTGTAAAACAGTTGGTGCTACAGCTCTTCCTAGATTG ACTCCTCCTGTCCTTGAAGAAATGGGACATTGTGACAATGTTTACCTCTCAGAAGTTGGAGACACACAGGTGGTTGTTTTTAAGCATG aaaaagaagatggtgCCATTTCTACCATAGTACTTCGAGGTTCTACAGACAATCTGATGGATGATATAGAAAGGGCAGTAGATGATGGTGTCAATACTTTCAAAGTTCTCACAAGG GATAAACGTCTGGTACCTGGAGGTGGAGCAACAGAAATTGAATTAGCCAAACAAATCACATCCTATGGAGAG aCATGTCCTGGACTTGAGCAGTATGCTATTAAGAAGTTCGCCGAGGCATTTGAAGCTATTCCCCGGGCATTGGCAGAGAACTCTGGAGTTAAGGCCAATGAAGTTATCTCTAAACTTTATGCAGTTCaccaagaaggaaataaaaatgttggaCTAGACATTGAG GCTGAAGTTCCTGCTGTAAAGGACATGTTGGAAGCTGGTATTCTAGATACATATCTGGGAAAATATTGGGCTATAAAATTGGCTACTAATGCTGCGGTTACTGTACTTAGAGTGGATCAG ATTATAATGGCAAAACTGGCAGGTGGACCTAAAGCACCTAAACCACAAGGAAATTGGGATAAAGACGGTTGGCAAGACGAACctcatatataa